tACTATTTATGAGTAAAAACTTCACTCCGCCACTCCAAGTCAtttcttgttttcttatatatatatactagattaaactcattCATTGCATGGTGAATAATTGTTgttctaaaaatttattaaaaataaataacaaatctTCCAAATTCGAAGTATAATACTACAACAATGTAGCAACAATTGTGTTAAAGTGCAAATTTACTTATTTAAAACATAtcataaatgaatatattttaatactagTTAATGgatttatgttttaataatgCATACACCATACAACAACAAAGGAAATCAAagaataaagtatataaaatatatatacttaataaatGAATCACAATTTCAATTCATAAATGAAAAGGTTATTTTcagttaaataaataattttttaaatatgagtaagatattgaattttatttatataaatgatgaaattttttttactatatcatatttaaaataattcatataattgatatgtaattattattctagacaatattaaattaaaatttaaaatttttggcACTCAAACAAAAGTAGTTATTAAATTTTGTCAtttaatattattcttttttttttctttccaaccTCTTGGGGTAAGGATGTAAGGTCATTCGTTTcttaacacttttttttttccatcctTTGTTATTGTAggctttatatttatattaaatcttTCATCAAACCAAAGACCAAAGCAAGGCTCAACAAAATAGAAGCCAAATGCTTGCCAAGAAAATCATGAGGCAAGGCTCCCTGTTAAAAGTAAGGGTGTGAGTGCTTTTCGGGGTAGTGATTCTATTAAAAAGAACTGAGTTGAGAAGAAAGAGTTTGCTGGCGAAGTGAATCGATTTCTTTCCTTCTTCTAGTTAATAATGATATGAAAAGAATACGATGTCTAACAAACTTAAGATATgatatttcatttaaaaaatggaccgatttttatttaaaaaataatataaaaacttatttataaGCTACAAacttaatataataaactattttATTATACTTATCAAAAACCTACAAAGTTTTTGCCTAAACCAACGTATATATCTAATGAAGGTAcacttatatttataaaatgaaatttaaatatatattgattttttgcCTAAACCTACGTATATATCTAATGAAGGTACatttatatgattattttattatttataaataggaACTTATTTGAAAAATTAGGATAAAATAACAACTCATTAAAAGTCTAATGTGGCAACAAACTAAAAATaccatataataaaaaatatatcctttcttagttatataaagaaaagagatAGGTTTTATTATGCAAAATGAGCAATCACTACTCTAAAAACACCCTTAATGATTGTAACTTAGCTAGCTTCCACCATCTTAACCCATGTGAACAAGagcaaacaactaaaataatatcCCAATTATATACGAGTACCTGATAGCCAAACAACCGAGTATAAAGTTCCCCACAAAAAAAGTGTTCCAAGCTTCATCGGTTCAACAAGTGCAAACATTGAACAAAGATTAATGGTTTTTCTGCCACATGAGCATGTCTCCCTGAGATTGTTCTTGTCATTTATAGTCTTTATTTGATCAAATTGATGTCCTAAATTTAATGTAGCGAGTACTTGTAAGTTGATTTTAGTCGATGGATTGCTGTAAAGTCTAACCATTCCTTATTTAATAACCACTGACGATGATATTCATGGGCACATTTGCCGTTTAGGAAAATGGTAACAAAGTTTCATAATTGTTCCATATAGTTGTGAGATATTTTATTTACATAGTTAACGACGCTTAACAGTGTAATAGTATATTCAACATGGTTACTTCTAATGATATTACCAAATATAAAAGGAAATCCCCAAAACAAAGAGGTTTATTTGCTATATAGACACACAATTTCAATCACGAACATGATACATTTAAAGGCCAGTCATATATTGATCATTGGAAGTGGCTCACGACATATATTAGTacttgattttgaaagaatcaAATGAAACAGTGAACCTGAAGAATTGAGTTGAAGTTTAATTGGGCCTTCGAGAACTGGGTTGGCattttaaatttgaatataGAGTATGAAACATTTTATCATGTGAATTATAGGGACTAAGGTGAGATTTCGGGAATTTCCAATATCAATACCGATCcctcaaactaaaaaaaaaagggtactGGTACTTTTTCAGGTATCTGACGGAATCAGGACTTGTGCATTTTTGCTCATCCTTAAGGGGAAAGGAGTGGTTGCCAATTTGGTAAACTTACCCAATCCTTCCTCCAATTAAAACCTTACAACTCACAACTACCCAATTCTACCAAATTCTTACCCAAATTACTGAAAATACATACCCAATTCACTAAACTTACccaaattcattttctttttatttttatttttattccaccaataatttaactaaacattttattaaaaacttaaaacaacattacataacacttaaaaaaaacaatacataagaaaaaaaacattaaaataaaaacactagacttatttaaaataaaaaaattagtcGTCGAGATGTTCCAAGTCTTGAGGCCACACGTGTTCAGTGAGGTCATAACGAAGACGATGATGGATGTCTTCGTTTAACAACTCCGCGTAAAAGGTATCGTCCCACACCGGTTGGACCGGTTGGTCCATGATGTGAACCGGCGAGATAGCTCGACCATCACCTTTTATCACCATGTTATGCAAAATACACGCCGCATAAACATAATGACCAATCTTATCTTTGATCAGTGGTCGGAGAGGGCGTCTAAGAATCTTCCATTTTCCTTTTAGAACCCCAAAAGCACGCTCCACATCTTTCTTCGCCCCCTCTTGtaatttcttgaatcttttctcCTTCGGCTCAGTAGGATACGGGTATGCTTTAACAGACGTCGAGTACTTGTTGTAGATGCCGTCGGTTAGATAATAACCGCGTTTGTACTGTCAACCATTAACGACGAATGAAGTATCCGGGGCCGTGCCATTTCGCTCCGTGTGATACAAGTCGGATTGGTTCaacacgttgatgtcgttgtttgaaccaGGAGCACCAAaataagcatgccaaatccacaagttTTGAGAAGCGGTTATCTCAAGCATAATAGTGGGAACGACATGGTCGCCTCTCGTATATTGTCCTTTCAAGTGTCTTGGACATTTTAACCACTCGACATGTGTACAatcgatgctaccaagcatcccCGACATGTGATGGCGCTCTTCGTGAGCTTGGAAAATACGAGCAATGTCGTGTTAGGTAGGCCTACGTAAGTACTCACGGCCATACAACTTAATAATGGCGTCACAAAAATGATCAAGAGAATCGCGGCCGGTTCTCGCGGCCATGTGTAAGTACTCATCGTACTCGTCGGGCGGATTGCCCGTTGCGAGTTGGCGTACTGCCGATGCGACTTTTTGGAGCGGTTTGAAACTGTCTCGCCCACGTGCATCGAACCCGTCTCTAAAATATGGAAAATTCGCCTCGATGTCGTCGACgattttcaaaaacatgtttttttccATTCGAAATTTCTTTCGAAAGTAAGCGTCATCGTATTTTGGCTCATCAACGAACCAATCATTAAGTAAAATTTGATGACCAATTTTGCGCTGGCGCTCTATGGTTCGGCAGTTTTGAACCGCGTTGGAAGATGACGTGTCTTCCATCCACTGAAGTGCGTTATGCAGGAACATACCATCGGATTCGGATGATGAATCCGATCCGACAACAACACAACGAGATTCCGATGAACTAGACATTTTAGGAGAAAGGCTTTTTTTTTGCGTGTGTGTTAAAATGATATTTGTGTTTGGTGTGTGTgttaaaatgaatataaaaagtagtatatgtatatatagggagaaagggttttttttttttttataaataaaagagtatGTAGCCGTTGGGGGGGGGGGTCCACATCTTCCAACGTTCAAAACATCACCATGACTCTCGGCTTCCTTAATCAAACTGGTACCCGAAAACACCTTACCCGAGTCCTAGCCGATCACTGGAAACGGTGTAGCCGATCGTGGTCGGTGAACCCGAGTCCTAACCGACCCCACTCCTTCCCCCTAATCTGCCATATGAATAAAAGAAATTACTCACTTTGATTTGTCAATATTAAGACAAATTACACGGGTTTTGAGAAAGGGATTTTCTATTAAGGGCATACTAGgcatattatataaattaattaatctctATTACTTTCCTTATGTATAACtaacaattaattttattaatcttctctcttttctttggtccctattttacccttttttatttaaccattattaatatttcaataatttatgttgctaatattgtagttatttttcccATCCGATTTGAACATTTTGTAACAATAATTACACGAAAAAATTTGCTAAAGAAAAGCTTTCTCtcaattgttaaataatttaattatgtaaATTTAGGTGTCCCTTACTAATTGATTTtaacatattaaattttcaGAAATTTTTCTCAAtcaatttttccttttttttttttaaaaaagtcaaCTATTAAGTGCATTTTGTTTCTTGTTTCTACGGATCAATATGAACACTAGTttgttttcataattttattctttttaatttgcaaaagaaaagataaaaatcatCTATTTGACTAAAATGAGTTTTCACCAGAAGATATTTTTACAAATCACATTAGGAATTCTTAAAACACTAAATAAGTTTCTGATACACCATTTATGGATCAATGTTTTCTTAATGAAAAGGAAACATTATTCTATCAAAGTTTTGCAAAAAGATAAATTTTCCACTATaatgttgtttctttttttttttcaaaagatctTGTAGTCTATATGAGTATGTGAGGGTCAAAATGTTGacacatgtcaaaaaaaaaaaaaaatggaaatgaaGATGCTACTTCATTACGAGTtactaacaaataaaaaaaatcatgttgaaAAACCAAGATttaaatctcttttttctttgaaaCTTTAAAGTGTTAGttatttaaaatctattttgaaatttcatttttgttttttatctaTGAACAAGCAACtaacatattattataatttatatgacAAAATCAAGAAATTACAATACAAAATGGAGAATTGGAGATCGactaaatcaagaaaaataaattaggaTATTGAGATATAATGTACATGCATAATTGCCTAATTCAAAAAGGGTAAAACAGGAActagaaaatataagaaaaaattaatagTATTAATTAGAGTTTATATAAAGAAAGTAATagagattaattaattatataatgtgTCTAGTGGGCACATACTAAAAAATCCCTTTgagaaaatattagttatcttTTCACAtcattttagtttttctttaaaaagaaatttaattgaaatttgaaaggtTACATTTAGATGTTTTTTATTACGATTTACGAGTACCATATATAATTAGAAAATCCTACACTAAACATTTCTCATCATCCAAATATGGATGTTTACACTTTACACTCTAGCCCATTTACTTTTGGCCCATTTAATGCAAGGAACTGTTCATGATTtcaatatggaaaatgataaatcctaaTCAAACCTCTTAAAATCCTCATAATATATCCCCTTGTTAACACATggaatccattaattctcttttctaatctcatCCCCTGATTTTCCAtatgtcacaatcctattaattaggaggatttttaggctaacaatttaggaggattgatcattaccctttCAATATTATACAATATCATACGAGTACATTACATGAATGTTTACCGTCTAGACCAAATGATTTTAGCTCACACTATATGTAGGCTGATGCTTTTCACGCGATAACCCGTTGAAGACATTGGATTCCTTTTCGGTGAATCCTGTTGGACTAAGTTGTTCTAGTACAagttacgagtatttttttttatgccaAAATGTACATGTTACACATATTACTGCTAGATTAAACACGCACGTTGTGCGAGGTTAACtgagaatataaataaaaaatatataataactgatatttacattattattcataataatttatgataatataaaagcTATCAAATTACTACTGATTCAAAcaataaaagttataacttttatttataataaacgtcaaatatgttaaaacatgactaataaacataaatatttataaatcataaaaaaaaaattattttatatatatatataaatatatataatataataaatacttttcaaaaatataaacataataaaataaacaatctcatttaaaaaagtaattatcgttgaattaataaaataaaaaaaagtataatgtatataaacatctttatagttgtatagaaaataaaaaaaataattattaataaataggattatgtttataattgatgattaagatcatacatgacaataaaaatataacaatttaaatagaaaaatgaaaactaataaaaaatcgTATGTggcaaaaaatgaaaaatgacacttaaaaaggaaaaaacattTTCTCCCTTAGTTATATagacttagttatatagagatgtTTTTTCTCCCAAAAACTTCATTTTAACAAGCATAGATCTAGTCGCATTACTCAAAAAAGGAGAGGTAAGGACTCCATTTCCAACTATCTACACGCCATTATGCCAATCTAAACTCAAACTCATCAATCTATTTAACAAACTAACTAAATAGTGTGTTTGAATTTCCTCCACGACTAGAATGATCGAAAGGGGAAGACTCCGAGACCCTATCTTTTCGTGCAGGATAAAAGGCCTCACAAAGCTCGTTATATCTTTGAAGATCGAACCTGGACACCTCCATAAGCTTCCTTTGTTTTGTCTTGAACCGGCGTTGAAAGTAGCCCTCAAAAGTTGGCTCTTTCGACGTCTTTATGAAAAACATGTATGCAAGTGCAAAGTGAAAAGATGTGACAAAGAAGCATATAGGCTCCATGACGTCCCAACTAAGTTCCCAAAATGTAAGCCTCATAAATCCCAATGTTTGTACGATCAAAAATCCAAGGCCACAATAGAGCTCACTACGAACTTGGGATAGCGATTTTTGATCAATGAAAGCTTTTTGCTTCTCTAATTCTTCAAGTTGTTGCTTCCTTGGGTCATTTGGTATGGCTATAGATTGTGATATCAATTTCTCCATTGATTTTGCCAACTGTAATGAAGAGAATGCAAATGGTCAGTTTTGTAATTGTGACGACATATAACTTCACGTCTTGACCCAATTTGACTCAAATAACATATTCTAGTTGTTTGACTTTTTTGAACTATAGCCTATATGCAAAAATCGTAATTTAGATTAAAAATTACTCACTATATTAGTACTCGTACTACAAAAGAGAAACTtccccaatttttttttttattaaaactttaaaaaagaaCCGACTCTGTCACATGAAAGAAACTTACAAGACGCATAAGAAAACGGTATGACAAAATGAACCATAAAATTGGAAATTTTGTTCAATATGCAGGGGAGCTAGGTGATGTCCAAAAACTTAACTATACCAGTTTATCGATCTGTATTAATTCCAAAATTTGTTCAATAAAGATTTTATCTGTTCAAAATCAGGACCATGTacattttctaattaaaaaaaaacaaataagtaGATTTATCGATTCCAATTTAATTAAACAACTATGAAAACATATCATTAATTATATTCAATTAAGAagctatatattaaaatataatgatgaAATTAAGTAATGGGTCGATTTAATTATACCTGATCAGGACGGAGAAACACAATGCTCCCTATGACAATAACGTCTCCGGCTTCATCCAACATTTTAGAGAACTCGACTCCTTGATCATGATTACAACAAGCACCGATACAAAGCGTGACATATTCAGAGTAGGTAATCGAGTTAGCGGAGATCTTTTTCACCGCGTCTCTCACCTTTTGCAGCTGAGAAAACCGAAGTATCTTTCTAGCATCATTAACCGATATTCCAACACAATTAGTAACATGATGATCAGCTGGAGTAGGACTTTTCAACCCGTCAAACCGAAGACGTTGATGATTATCTCCTCCTCCGTTTGATATCTTCATTTTCTCCCTCAATTTCTCACCAACTGGAAAAGAGAAAAGCCCAGACACGCTCATTATTGTAGTCGACGACTGGTTTATTTTTCTTCGTTGAAGGAACCGTCTAAACAATCCTGGGTCTCCTCCTGCAGTAGGGGATGTTTTTTGTTCGTGATGGAAATACGATTTTGCGGAAGGCGTGCGTTCGGCGCCCATTGGTGACGGTGTTTGTGTTTGGTCTTTAATTAGGAGACGTTTTGTTATGGTTCGCCTGAGCGCCATATATTGCTCTGTTAATTTATTTGCTATAGAGATGTGATACAAAATGAGGTTGGGTGCTTTGGGTTttatagtgtcataaaaaaaacgTTTAATTGTAAGAAATCACGAGATGAGATATTG
The Erigeron canadensis isolate Cc75 chromosome 2, C_canadensis_v1, whole genome shotgun sequence DNA segment above includes these coding regions:
- the LOC122590164 gene encoding calcium uniporter protein 4, mitochondrial-like, which translates into the protein MALRRTITKRLLIKDQTQTPSPMGAERTPSAKSYFHHEQKTSPTAGGDPGLFRRFLQRRKINQSSTTIMSVSGLFSFPVGEKLREKMKISNGGGDNHQRLRFDGLKSPTPADHHVTNCVGISVNDARKILRFSQLQKVRDAVKKISANSITYSEYVTLCIGACCNHDQGVEFSKMLDEAGDVIVIGSIVFLRPDQLAKSMEKLISQSIAIPNDPRKQQLEELEKQKAFIDQKSLSQVRSELYCGLGFLIVQTLGFMRLTFWELSWDVMEPICFFVTSFHFALAYMFFIKTSKEPTFEGYFQRRFKTKQRKLMEVSRFDLQRYNELCEAFYPARKDRVSESSPFDHSSRGGNSNTLFS
- the LOC122588251 gene encoding uncharacterized protein LOC122588251, producing the protein MSSSSESRCVVVGSDSSSESDGMFLHNALQWMEDTSSSNAVQNCRTIERQRKIGHQILLNDWFVDEPKYDDAYFRKKFRMEKNMFLKIVDDIEANFPYFRDGFDARGRDSFKPLQKVASAVRQLATGNPPDEYDEYLHMAARTGRDSLDHFCDAIIKLYGREYLRRPT
- the LOC122588249 gene encoding uncharacterized protein LOC122588249 gives rise to the protein MSGMLGSIDCTHVEWLKCPRHLKGQYTRGDHVVPTIMLEITASQNLWIWHAYFGAPGSNNDINYKRGYYLTDGIYNKYSTSVKAYPYPTEPKEKRFKKLQEGAKKDVERAFGVLKGKWKILRRPLRPLIKDKIGHYVYAACILHNMVIKGDGRAISPVHIMDQPVQPVWDDTFYAELLNEDIHHRLRYDLTEHVWPQDLEHLDD